A stretch of Myroides oncorhynchi DNA encodes these proteins:
- a CDS encoding c-type cytochrome produces the protein MNNTPLPKDIPLDLPLPEWLLVILLVVSFLAHIVFVNLMVGGSIATLWAEIKGLKNKEYDTLAQEIAATITVNKSLAVVLGVAPLLSINALYTIYFYTANSLTGIMWILIIPMVAIVFLLTYLHKYTWEVMANMKLLHISINALAVVMFLFIPLIFLVNINLMLFPEKWMSVRGFLSALALPNVFPRYFHFICASLALTGLFITWYMGRKNYPFEEYFKVFTRAKVKRLGYQLALGASVAQFLFGPIVMATLPAKGFSWGMMGVILSGVAVAVYAVYYMVITLRGTDDQLDRYFRRIVVSMGVVVVFMGSGRHVYRANAINPHRELMAQKTAEFEQASKEAREQAANQQEEEKQAIATAEASGDNTAKGKAVFNSYCAACHKEKTPLVGPPVTEMQEIYTDNKTDLIKWIKSPGKKRPDAPQMPPFPQINDTDMEDLTQYILNIK, from the coding sequence ATGAATAATACTCCATTACCTAAAGATATCCCCTTAGACTTACCATTACCAGAGTGGTTACTAGTTATTCTATTAGTAGTTTCATTCTTAGCACATATTGTGTTTGTAAACTTAATGGTAGGAGGTTCTATAGCAACGCTATGGGCAGAAATAAAAGGACTTAAAAACAAAGAATACGATACACTAGCACAAGAAATAGCTGCGACAATAACAGTAAACAAATCATTAGCTGTAGTACTAGGGGTAGCTCCCCTACTGAGTATTAATGCACTATACACCATTTATTTTTACACAGCTAACTCTTTGACAGGAATTATGTGGATATTGATTATCCCTATGGTAGCGATTGTTTTCCTATTGACCTACTTACACAAGTACACTTGGGAAGTAATGGCAAATATGAAGTTGTTACACATTTCTATCAATGCTCTAGCAGTGGTTATGTTCTTATTCATTCCCCTAATCTTCTTAGTAAATATTAATTTGATGTTATTCCCTGAGAAATGGATGAGTGTAAGAGGATTCTTATCTGCTTTAGCCCTGCCAAATGTATTCCCTAGATACTTCCATTTTATCTGTGCATCACTAGCCTTGACAGGTCTATTTATCACTTGGTATATGGGGCGTAAGAACTATCCTTTTGAAGAATACTTTAAAGTATTCACTAGAGCGAAGGTTAAGCGTCTTGGATATCAGTTAGCGTTAGGTGCATCAGTAGCCCAGTTCTTATTTGGTCCTATCGTGATGGCTACCTTACCTGCCAAAGGATTTAGTTGGGGAATGATGGGAGTGATCTTATCAGGTGTGGCAGTAGCAGTATATGCAGTGTACTATATGGTCATAACACTAAGAGGTACAGATGACCAACTGGACAGATACTTCAGAAGAATAGTGGTCTCTATGGGGGTTGTAGTTGTATTCATGGGAAGTGGGCGACATGTATATAGAGCCAATGCCATCAATCCACACCGAGAACTTATGGCTCAAAAAACGGCAGAATTTGAACAAGCTTCAAAAGAAGCTAGAGAACAAGCAGCTAACCAACAAGAAGAAGAAAAACAAGCTATAGCTACTGCCGAGGCTTCTGGTGATAATACAGCTAAGGGTAAGGCAGTATTTAATAGCTACTGTGCTGCCTGTCATAAAGAGAAGACACCACTAGTAGGGCCTCCTGTGACAGAAATGCAAGAAATATATACCGATAATAAAACGGATCTAATCAAGTGGATTAAGTCTCCAGGTAAGAAACGTCCTGATGCACCACAGATGCCTCCTTTCCCTCAGATCAATGATACGGATATGGAAGATCTGACTCAATATATCTTAAACATT
- a CDS encoding c-type cytochrome — MDFPLFHLDWLNDRFLIAMIAIIHVFINHGLAVGFLPYITLLEQQGVVKSGPEDITDLAWDKMVHRMMMVGFVITTTMGAMTGVGIWFSAALISPNSIGSLIRVFYWGWFTEWIVFVLEVVFIMIYFLTWKNSNKSLRAKQRHIRFGWFLSGFSWLTMAIIVAILGFMMDPGNWIQQQSLVSALTNPIYLPQLLFRTPTAMVVAGAFGFLLIMLFTKKSSAIRPTALKTTAIWVLLWLPLSILASIYYYNVIPDAMTANMSTAVGTMDFAKYYDLLKYIILIATSSLALLAIWTLWKPKKVSLIIVIIPFVLSLGFLGIFERVREFIRKPYVIGNYMYSNLIREEDYPLLQRDGILKHSTYTSITEITEENKLEAGKDVFMIACSRCHTSQGINSIIFVFEKMYGIGKPLDINSMKAYIPNMHNGRTYMPPYPGNEEELDALAHYIFYLQQSGATLEGAQSAGAHLNPTHSVEHFIEQKLNNNKDE, encoded by the coding sequence ATGGATTTCCCTCTATTTCATTTAGACTGGTTGAACGATCGTTTCCTCATTGCGATGATAGCGATTATTCACGTATTTATAAACCATGGGCTAGCCGTTGGGTTCTTGCCTTATATTACATTATTAGAACAACAAGGAGTAGTCAAAAGCGGACCAGAAGATATCACTGATCTTGCCTGGGATAAGATGGTACACCGTATGATGATGGTCGGCTTTGTGATCACAACCACAATGGGAGCGATGACAGGAGTCGGTATATGGTTCTCAGCAGCACTAATTAGCCCTAACTCTATTGGTAGTTTAATCCGTGTTTTCTACTGGGGATGGTTTACAGAATGGATTGTATTTGTATTAGAAGTAGTCTTTATCATGATCTATTTCTTAACCTGGAAGAACTCTAATAAATCTCTACGTGCTAAACAACGTCATATCCGATTCGGTTGGTTCCTTTCTGGGTTCTCGTGGCTTACCATGGCTATTATCGTAGCGATATTAGGATTTATGATGGATCCTGGTAACTGGATACAACAACAATCTTTAGTAAGTGCATTGACTAACCCTATTTACTTACCTCAGCTATTATTTAGAACACCTACAGCTATGGTCGTAGCAGGAGCCTTTGGGTTCTTACTGATTATGTTGTTCACTAAAAAGTCTAGTGCGATCAGACCTACAGCTCTTAAGACTACAGCTATATGGGTATTACTATGGTTACCTCTATCTATTCTAGCTTCTATTTATTACTATAACGTGATACCTGATGCGATGACAGCGAATATGAGTACCGCGGTAGGTACTATGGACTTTGCTAAATACTATGATTTATTAAAATACATTATCCTAATAGCGACTAGTTCACTAGCTCTGTTGGCAATCTGGACACTGTGGAAGCCTAAAAAAGTCAGCCTTATCATTGTGATTATTCCTTTTGTACTATCGCTTGGTTTCTTAGGAATATTCGAACGTGTACGAGAATTTATCCGCAAGCCTTATGTCATCGGCAACTATATGTACTCTAACCTGATCAGAGAAGAAGACTACCCTCTGCTACAGCGAGACGGTATACTGAAGCACTCTACTTATACCTCTATCACAGAGATTACAGAAGAGAATAAACTAGAGGCAGGTAAAGATGTGTTTATGATAGCGTGTTCTCGATGTCATACTAGTCAGGGGATAAACTCTATCATATTCGTATTCGAAAAAATGTATGGAATAGGAAAACCTTTAGATATCAACTCTATGAAAGCGTATATACCTAATATGCACAACGGTAGAACCTATATGCCTCCTTATCCAGGTAACGAAGAAGAACTAGATGCACTAGCCCATTATATTTTCTATTTACAACAGAGTGGGGCGACACTAGAAGGAGCGCAGAGTGCTGGAGCACATCTTAACCCTACTCACTCTGTAGAACATTTTATAGAACAAAAATTAAACAATAACAAAGATGAATAA
- a CDS encoding AraC family transcriptional regulator, with translation MENNSIPIYNICNLLDNNNISQDCVVYRLEEFISNRPNMVSAPHRHAFYQILFVAEGKGIHSIDFEKFSIEEKCLFYLNPSQVHKWEFEPGTKGFLINFNDNFLRTFLVNPNYLKEFTFFGGNAQYSKFSCEKCYETLHTKFEKMYYAYTANQPLQKDYIKVLMLELFLETQLFLVKKVFEPEEPNETKGAHFIIKNFEKLVEDHFIEKRLPGEYADMLHITPNHLNSLCKKVVGTTAGEVIRNRVILECKRLLVNADLSITEISYELDFKNNAYFSRFFKKNTGLSPEEFRKQN, from the coding sequence ATGGAGAACAATAGTATTCCAATTTACAACATCTGTAACCTACTCGACAATAACAATATATCACAAGACTGTGTAGTATATCGACTTGAAGAGTTTATTTCTAATAGACCGAATATGGTATCTGCTCCTCATAGACATGCATTCTATCAAATCCTCTTCGTAGCAGAAGGAAAAGGAATACACTCTATTGACTTCGAGAAATTCTCTATTGAGGAGAAATGCTTATTTTATCTCAACCCTTCGCAAGTACACAAATGGGAATTCGAACCTGGAACCAAAGGGTTTCTCATCAATTTCAATGATAATTTTCTGCGTACATTCTTAGTCAATCCGAACTATCTAAAGGAGTTTACCTTCTTCGGAGGAAATGCGCAGTACTCTAAATTCTCTTGTGAGAAGTGCTATGAGACACTACACACTAAGTTTGAGAAGATGTATTATGCCTATACAGCAAACCAACCTTTACAGAAAGACTATATCAAAGTCTTAATGCTAGAACTATTCCTAGAGACACAGCTATTCTTAGTCAAAAAAGTATTCGAGCCAGAAGAACCTAATGAGACTAAGGGGGCGCACTTCATTATCAAGAATTTTGAGAAGCTCGTAGAAGATCATTTTATAGAGAAGAGATTGCCTGGAGAATACGCTGATATGCTACACATCACTCCTAATCACCTCAACTCTTTATGCAAAAAGGTAGTAGGTACAACAGCAGGTGAAGTTATCCGTAACAGAGTTATCTTAGAATGTAAACGATTATTGGTCAATGCCGATTTATCGATTACAGAGATCTCTTATGAACTCGACTTTAAGAACAATGCTTACTTCTCTAGATTCTTTAAAAAGAATACAGGGCTATCCCCTGAAGAATTCAGAAAACAGAACTAA
- a CDS encoding class I SAM-dependent methyltransferase gives MSQNNYNPEYIKSLFNQMSGSYERINYITSFGFSIRWRRQLIKELQPSPEKVEVIDLMTGIGEMWGVIKRNFPQAKLSALDYSNEMIKRAEQRNQTEYTGEVDLLHQNVLVSSLPSGHYDYVTCAFGLKTFNEEQIQILAKEVERILKPNGQFAFIEVSEPKNSILKLLYGFYLGSIVPVLGALLFGGINEYKMLWRYTNKFKDVTKSAQCFEAVGLDVKKHSYFFGCATGFSGYKKLI, from the coding sequence ATGAGTCAGAATAATTATAATCCAGAGTATATAAAAAGTCTGTTTAATCAGATGAGTGGTTCTTATGAACGGATAAATTATATTACTTCATTTGGATTTTCTATTCGTTGGCGAAGACAGTTGATTAAAGAGCTACAACCTTCACCTGAAAAAGTTGAAGTAATAGATCTTATGACGGGTATAGGGGAAATGTGGGGTGTTATAAAGAGAAATTTTCCACAAGCTAAGTTATCTGCTTTAGACTATAGCAATGAGATGATTAAAAGAGCAGAGCAGAGAAATCAAACAGAGTATACAGGAGAGGTAGATTTACTTCATCAGAATGTACTAGTGAGTAGCTTGCCTTCAGGGCACTATGACTATGTTACTTGTGCTTTTGGTTTAAAGACATTTAATGAAGAGCAAATACAAATATTGGCTAAAGAAGTAGAAAGAATACTCAAACCTAATGGACAATTTGCTTTTATAGAAGTTTCTGAACCTAAAAATAGTATTCTCAAGTTGTTATATGGTTTTTATTTAGGAAGTATTGTCCCTGTATTAGGAGCTTTATTGTTTGGAGGAATTAATGAATATAAGATGCTGTGGAGATATACGAATAAGTTTAAAGATGTGACTAAGAGTGCACAATGTTTTGAGGCAGTAGGACTAGACGTTAAA